ATCAGGATAACAGCCTCTTCGTTTGTTTGGGTGAGTACACACGAAGTACCCTTGTCTTTATGTTGAAGTAATTTTTCAACGAGTGGCTGATACATGCACTTTGATTGATGGCGTGTTACTTCGACCCAACCCTCTTCTTTTCTCATGGAGATAATGGGCGTACTTTTTATTCTTTTGTCAATGGCTCTCAAGAATTGGTTGGCAAAATTCACCGGATGGCGTGCACTGCGGTAATTCTCGGTCATCTCGACAAATTTACTTCCGCTTTCTTGTGTTAGCCGGTACATATAGTCGGAATCAGATCCACGGAATTCATAAATGTTTTGATCATCGTCTCCCACTGCTATCACACGCATTTCCTCATTATTGGCCATCAGAGCTTTTAACAGTGCAGATTCTTCAACTCCCATATCCTGCGCTTCGTCTATGACCAGTACCGTCTTGCCTATTTTGTTAGGCTCTACTTCTCCTTGACTGATCATCTCGGCTGCTTTGGCAACGATATTTTTTGCATCTTCAAGATTTCCTATCCGTCCCAAGAGGTCGAAACAATAGGAGTGGAATGTCTTTATTTCAATAAAATGAGCTGCATTGCCTATCAATTCCATAAGCCTCTGTTTGAATTCTGTAGCCGCTGCCCTTGAAAACGTCAGCATTAGAAGTTGTTCGTGTTTTACGTCTTCAAGTAGCAGAAGTGAGGCAAGTTTGTGAACCAATACTCGTGTTTTCCCGCTGCCCGGTCCGGCTGCAACCACAATGCAATGTGAATCCTTATCAGAAATAATTTCCATTTGACGTTTGGATAGTTGTCCGAACAACTGCTTGTATTTCTGTGGTGTTAAATTACGTTGTATTTCGCTTACTCTGTCCCCTTTGAAGTATTTTGTAATAAACTTCCTGTAATCCATTTGGAAATAGTCTTGGACATATCGCAGGGCTGTGTTGTAATCCTTCACCATCAGATTGGCATATTCGCCCACAATATGTATTTGCTGAATCTTCTGTTTGTAGAATTCGTTGAGCATTCGGTAATCGTCCTGCTTATATCTTGATTTGTTGTCTTTTATCCTTTGGATATTCATGGCGTTATAAAGAACCAAGAAGCCGCCTTCAAGTTTTAGCGCACCGATTTTGGATAAGTACAGAAGTGCTTCTTCCACGTCTTCCAATTGAATGTCATCGAGGTCGCCGAAAAGGGATTGGTGACTTGATTTTATTTGATTCAGAAGTTCTACTACAGAAAATTGGATAGCCTTATTCGGTGAATCTCCTGTTTCCGTATCTGAGGCGATCTTGTATAGCCATTCTATGGCGAAACGACTTATTTCCAATCGCTTTTCCAAACGCTTGATGGTTGATTCCAAGTCTGCCAAACGACTTATTTCTATATTATGAACTGCATCCTCTTTCTTGCGGGTATAGCCTTTGACAGTGAGGAAATAGAGTAGTGTCCGAATATCTTTTTCTTTGGATGTCTTGATCCCGTTGTTTATTGCATTGTCATTCAGTTGCTTGCATGATATTCGCAAGGACTCGTCAGGAATATGGCTGAGGATATATTGTTCAAGTTTTGCAAAACGTTCGAGGAGTGTTTGCGATTTTCGTTCCGAGTCACCTGCATCCAATAAATAGGCAGATATATCTTTACTGTCTGCCAATATGCCTTCTTGCCGCATTCGTTCCACTACGGATATTACTTCTCTTTTGCTGATTCCCAGAATATCTGCCAGATAATCAATCCGCGATTCTGCTTCTGAATTTTGAGCTTTGGATATGTGTTTTTGGGATATCAATGATTTGATGATTCGGACTGCCTTTTCTATTTCGTCACGGTCAAAGAGTAATGACATTGATATTCGCTTTCTGGCTTCATCCATGTTCTTTACTGTGATGCCTGTGGCATATACGTGAGGTACATTATTTCCTCTTATCAAGTATCCACTTTGTTCCAAAGCTGCTAATGCTGTTCGTACGCGAGTTTCAATATCAGACACCGAATCGTCCCATCCTGCCTGCCGGGCAATTTCCAATGCAGAACAGCTGACTTTCTTGCGTTGTCTGGTAAGGTCTTTTATGGCTTTCCATACCTGTTGTATTTCACTGATACTTAGTTTTGTCTGGTTCAGTAGTATAAAATGTTTGTCCAAATCATTGTCACTATAAAGCACATAACAACGTGCGCTGAGGCCGGGATCACGACCGGCTCTGCCTGCTTCTTGAATGTAGTTCTCCAGTGAATCGGAAATGTCATAATGTACCACGAGACCGACATCTTTTTTGTCGACCCCCATACCAAATGCGGACGTCGCCACGATGATGGGTACTTGGTCATTCATGAATGCGTCTTGGTTGGCAATCTTTTCATCAGACTCCATTTTGCCATTGAAAGGAAGTGCCTTATAGCCGTCACGGGTTAATCGGATTGCCAGTTCTTTCGTTCGTTTGGTACGTGATACGTAAATAATGGTCGGACAAGTGGATTCAGCCACAAGTTCTCTTAGCTTTAAATATTTATCATTGTCATTGTCGGCATGTATGACGGAATAACGCAGATTTGTTCTTGAGGCTGTTGATGCGAATAATTCCAAGTCCACATTCAATGTTTGTTTGAAATAGTCGCAGATGTCTTGTATTACTTTTTGTTTTGCCGTAGCCGTAAAGCAGGATACGGGTATTGGATTCTTGCATTTTTTCTTTTGCTGGTATTCTCGGATGAACTTACCTATGTAGAGATAGTCAACTCTGAAATCCTGGCCCCATGAAGAAAAGCAATGCGCTTCGTCTATCACAAATCTTACAACGTGGCGTGCTATTAATATTTTCTCGATGGTTTTTGAACGAAGCATTTCGGGAGAGATATACAAAAGCGAGGCTTCTCCGTCTTGTACTCTTTGTATGGATAGTGCTCTTGTGATGGGGTCTAACATTCCATTTATGGTTACGGCATCCGTGATGCCTCTGTCAGCAAGGTTGTCTACCTGGTCTTTCATCAAGGACTGCAAGGGGGAGATAACAACCGTAAGCCCGTGTACAGAACGTCCTGCCATGAGTGCAGGCAATTGGAAGGTAAGTGATTTGCCACCACCGGTAGGAAATATCGCCAGCAACGATTTGCCTTTCACCGCAGTTTGAGCAGCTTGTTCTTGCAGTGGCTCACCTTCGTATGTCCGGAAGCGTTCATATCCGAAAAATATTTTTAAGTTATGAAGCACGTCCAGTTGTGTATTGCAGTAGTCACAGCCTTCCCGGCAACTGGTGTGGCGCAGGAGTTTGACAATAAATTCCACTTCCGGATAATTGTAAAGCACCCAT
The nucleotide sequence above comes from Bacteroides sp. AN502(2024). Encoded proteins:
- a CDS encoding RecQ family ATP-dependent DNA helicase — encoded protein: MSIWSRLIGIKKTEDRNNVISNKITPVPFSALHYAIIDVEVGLQDHKIHDIGALLHDGTTFHQTSKDELFDFLCDTDYICGHNIIHHDAKYLFTDKTCRWILVDTLYVSPLLFPERPYHRLVKDDKLISEQMNNPVNDCKKANDLLLDEIACWNSLPKEKRVLFASLLKGQKEFDGFLSIINAEYINKGIPELIKKLYAGKICQHADLDMLIKQYPCGLAYALALIETTDYRSITPGWVLYNYPEVEFIVKLLRHTSCREGCDYCNTQLDVLHNLKIFFGYERFRTYEGEPLQEQAAQTAVKGKSLLAIFPTGGGKSLTFQLPALMAGRSVHGLTVVISPLQSLMKDQVDNLADRGITDAVTINGMLDPITRALSIQRVQDGEASLLYISPEMLRSKTIEKILIARHVVRFVIDEAHCFSSWGQDFRVDYLYIGKFIREYQQKKKCKNPIPVSCFTATAKQKVIQDICDYFKQTLNVDLELFASTASRTNLRYSVIHADNDNDKYLKLRELVAESTCPTIIYVSRTKRTKELAIRLTRDGYKALPFNGKMESDEKIANQDAFMNDQVPIIVATSAFGMGVDKKDVGLVVHYDISDSLENYIQEAGRAGRDPGLSARCYVLYSDNDLDKHFILLNQTKLSISEIQQVWKAIKDLTRQRKKVSCSALEIARQAGWDDSVSDIETRVRTALAALEQSGYLIRGNNVPHVYATGITVKNMDEARKRISMSLLFDRDEIEKAVRIIKSLISQKHISKAQNSEAESRIDYLADILGISKREVISVVERMRQEGILADSKDISAYLLDAGDSERKSQTLLERFAKLEQYILSHIPDESLRISCKQLNDNAINNGIKTSKEKDIRTLLYFLTVKGYTRKKEDAVHNIEISRLADLESTIKRLEKRLEISRFAIEWLYKIASDTETGDSPNKAIQFSVVELLNQIKSSHQSLFGDLDDIQLEDVEEALLYLSKIGALKLEGGFLVLYNAMNIQRIKDNKSRYKQDDYRMLNEFYKQKIQQIHIVGEYANLMVKDYNTALRYVQDYFQMDYRKFITKYFKGDRVSEIQRNLTPQKYKQLFGQLSKRQMEIISDKDSHCIVVAAGPGSGKTRVLVHKLASLLLLEDVKHEQLLMLTFSRAAATEFKQRLMELIGNAAHFIEIKTFHSYCFDLLGRIGNLEDAKNIVAKAAEMISQGEVEPNKIGKTVLVIDEAQDMGVEESALLKALMANNEEMRVIAVGDDDQNIYEFRGSDSDYMYRLTQESGSKFVEMTENYRSARHPVNFANQFLRAIDKRIKSTPIISMRKEEGWVEVTRHQSKCMYQPLVEKLLQHKDKGTSCVLTQTNEEAVILMALLRKHGINSKLIQSMDGLRFWNIAEIRYLLRYIDKRAKTPLIPEELWEEAKHATFSTYNGSLSLTYVKHCVEQFEQTNKAKYLCDFKEFVFESSVEDFCDVSEAEVVVSTIHKAKGREFDDVYMLISDNYSKDDYLMRKYYVGITRAKNRLFIHTNGDCFNRLSADRYFVDQRQYDMPEEIILQLSHKDVYLGFFKERKQEVLALRGGDSLNYNDFFLFSSSTNKPVAKLSLKMQETLSEWEERGYKVKSASVRFVVAWKPKDAPKNEPETAVLLVDLVLSL